Proteins encoded in a region of the Melioribacteraceae bacterium genome:
- a CDS encoding sulfide/dihydroorotate dehydrogenase-like FAD/NAD-binding protein, producing the protein MAKILFKEQLSKDVFLMRLHAPLIAEERAAGQFIILQIDDDYGERIPLTIADASIEEGSITIIYQVVGKTTLQLSGLNEGDDIPTLVGPLGKPTHIEKFGTVVCVGGGIGVAPLHPIAQALKKAGNHVITIIGARNKELLILEDEMKSIADEFIVCTDDGSYGRKALVTEPLKEICERSPKPDMVIAIGPPVMMKFCSETTRPYGVFTQVSLNTIMVDGTGMCGGCRVNIGKEVKFVCVDGPEFDGHQVDFDNMISRLNSYKNIEQDAHSCYLDEEIRQREVK; encoded by the coding sequence ATGGCAAAAATACTTTTTAAGGAGCAGCTTTCAAAAGATGTCTTTCTGATGAGACTTCATGCCCCTCTTATTGCGGAAGAACGCGCTGCCGGACAGTTTATTATTTTACAAATAGATGATGATTACGGAGAACGGATTCCTTTAACAATTGCCGACGCAAGCATTGAAGAAGGTTCTATCACGATTATATACCAGGTTGTCGGTAAAACTACATTGCAACTTTCCGGATTAAATGAAGGGGACGACATTCCAACACTTGTGGGGCCACTTGGAAAACCGACACATATAGAAAAATTCGGAACTGTCGTCTGCGTTGGAGGAGGAATCGGTGTTGCACCGCTCCACCCGATTGCTCAGGCATTAAAAAAAGCAGGCAATCACGTAATTACAATTATCGGTGCGCGAAACAAAGAATTATTAATCCTTGAAGATGAGATGAAATCGATTGCCGACGAATTTATTGTCTGTACTGATGACGGCTCATACGGCAGGAAAGCACTTGTGACTGAACCTCTTAAGGAGATTTGCGAAAGATCCCCGAAGCCCGATATGGTAATTGCAATAGGCCCTCCTGTTATGATGAAATTCTGTTCCGAAACAACGAGACCTTACGGAGTTTTTACACAGGTTTCTCTTAATACAATTATGGTGGACGGAACGGGGATGTGCGGTGGATGCAGAGTTAATATCGGGAAGGAAGTAAAATTCGTTTGCGTTGACGGGCCTGAATTCGACGGGCACCAGGTTGATTTCGATAATATGATATCGAGATTGAATTCGTATAAAAATATTGAACAGGATGCACATTCATGTTATCTGGACGAAGAAATCAGACAGAGGGAGGTGAAGTAA
- a CDS encoding Re/Si-specific NAD(P)(+) transhydrogenase subunit alpha: MVIGVPKEIIAGENRVACVPDVAAKLIKKGFKVQIEKDAGMRAGFPDEKYIHAGAEIAADLKQLYDSSDIILKVHRPAEHPDYKKNELELMKKGSLLICFLYSLHQPELAKKGAELGIDIISVDAIPRTTIAQRMDALSSQANLAGYKSVILAANHLRKIFPLMMTAAGTISPAKVVIMGAGVAGLSALGTAKRLGAVVEVSDVRPAVKEEVQSLGGKFIEVPTDETMQDSGGYAKEQSEEFLKKQKALIFKHITEADIVITTALIPGRKAPVLVTEEMVKHMRPGSVVLDMAVEFGGNCEVSEKNKTVVKHNVTIIGEPNLPSLVPYHASEMYAKNLLSLIEYSSKEGNFIVNMDDEIFKGAVIVKDSQVVHERTKELLK, translated from the coding sequence ATGGTTATCGGAGTACCAAAGGAAATAATAGCAGGAGAAAATCGGGTTGCGTGTGTTCCGGATGTAGCGGCTAAATTGATTAAGAAAGGATTCAAAGTTCAGATCGAAAAAGATGCCGGAATGAGAGCCGGATTCCCGGACGAAAAATATATCCATGCCGGCGCTGAAATAGCAGCCGACTTAAAACAACTCTATGATTCGAGCGATATAATTTTGAAAGTACACCGTCCGGCAGAACATCCTGACTATAAAAAGAACGAGCTCGAACTGATGAAGAAAGGATCGCTTCTTATCTGTTTCCTCTATTCGCTTCATCAGCCGGAACTTGCTAAAAAGGGTGCAGAACTCGGTATCGATATAATTTCAGTAGATGCGATTCCAAGAACTACCATCGCGCAGAGAATGGACGCACTAAGTTCTCAGGCAAACCTCGCCGGATATAAAAGCGTTATACTCGCGGCAAATCATCTCAGGAAAATATTTCCGTTAATGATGACCGCTGCGGGAACCATTTCACCTGCTAAAGTAGTGATAATGGGTGCAGGCGTTGCCGGTTTATCTGCCCTCGGTACTGCAAAAAGATTAGGCGCCGTTGTAGAAGTCTCCGACGTACGTCCTGCTGTAAAAGAGGAGGTTCAGAGTCTCGGCGGTAAATTTATCGAGGTTCCGACAGATGAAACCATGCAGGACTCCGGCGGATACGCTAAAGAGCAGTCCGAAGAGTTTTTAAAGAAACAGAAAGCGCTGATCTTTAAGCATATTACTGAAGCCGATATTGTAATCACAACCGCATTGATTCCCGGCAGAAAAGCACCTGTACTCGTTACTGAAGAAATGGTAAAACATATGAGGCCCGGATCGGTTGTACTCGATATGGCAGTTGAATTCGGCGGCAACTGCGAAGTAAGCGAAAAGAATAAAACGGTTGTTAAACATAATGTAACGATTATCGGCGAACCTAATCTGCCGAGTCTTGTACCGTATCATGCGAGTGAAATGTACGCCAAGAATCTGCTCAGTCTGATAGAGTATTCTTCCAAAGAAGGGAATTTCATTGTTAATATGGACGATGAAATTTTCAAAGGCGCCGTAATCGTTAAAGACAGTCAGGTTGTTCACGAAAGAACTAAGGAATTATTGAAGTAA